A single region of the Marmota flaviventris isolate mMarFla1 chromosome 10, mMarFla1.hap1, whole genome shotgun sequence genome encodes:
- the Hspb7 gene encoding heat shock protein beta-7 has protein sequence MSHRTSSSFRAERSFHSSSSSSSSSSSSSSASRALPAQDPPMEKALSMFSEDFGSFMRPHSEPLAFPARPAGAGNIKTLGDAYEFAVDVRDFSPEDIIVTTSNNHIEVRAEKLAADGTVMNTFAHKCQLPEDVDPTSVTSALREDGSLTIRARRHPHTEHVQQTFRTEIKI, from the exons ATGAGCCACCgaacctcctcctccttcagagCGGAGAGAAGcttccactcctcctcctcctcctcctcctcctcatcttcctcctcctcggCCTCCCGGGCCCTCCCAGCCCAGGACCCCCCCATGGAGAAGGCCTTGAGCATGTTTTCTGAGGATTTCGGCAGCTTCATGCGACCCCACTCGGAGCCCCTGGCCTTCCCAG CCCGCCCCGCGGGGGCCGGCAACATCAAGACCCTGGGAGACGCCTATGAGTTTGCAGTGGATGTGAGGGACTTCTCCCCCGAAGACATCATCGTCACCACCTCCAACAACCACATCGAGGTGCGGGCCGAGAAG CTGGCGGCAGATGGCACAGTCATGAACACCTTTGCTCACAAGTGCCAGCTGCCAGAGGACGTGGACCCGACCTCGGTGACCTCAGCCCTGCGGGAGGATGGCAGCCTCACCATCCGGGCGCGGCGTCACCCGCACACAGAGCACGTCCAGCAGACCTTCCGGACGGAGATCAAAATCTGA